The following are encoded together in the Nodosilinea sp. PGN35 genome:
- a CDS encoding NAD(P)-dependent oxidoreductase has translation MEHPTAASPRRRLLITGASGFLGWHLARAAQATWRVEGTYHRHRPPLPGVTLHPIDLTDADAVAPWLQHLAPDAVIHTAALAQPNRCEQEPELSYAMNVEATRRLAKFCGDRQIPFVFTSTDQVFDGQAPPYSETSVPNPINRYGCHKVEAEALIQALHPGAVICRLPLLYGPGTPTADCFVQEFLRTLRAGQPLRLFTDEFRTPAYVEDVAAGLLLALENAVGLLHLGGPERLSRYDFGLRLVEMFGMAPEQVVPSQQADVTMAAQRPADVSSSSQRALKLGYRPRGVAAGLRATRSWPQSLPAGETLEPPW, from the coding sequence ATGGAACACCCTACCGCCGCCTCACCCCGCCGCCGCCTGCTGATTACCGGCGCAAGCGGCTTTTTGGGCTGGCACCTGGCCCGGGCGGCCCAGGCGACCTGGCGAGTCGAGGGTACCTACCACCGCCACAGGCCCCCGCTACCGGGGGTCACCCTGCACCCCATCGACCTCACCGACGCTGACGCGGTGGCCCCCTGGCTCCAACACCTCGCCCCCGACGCCGTAATTCACACCGCGGCCCTGGCGCAGCCCAACCGCTGCGAGCAGGAGCCCGAGCTGTCCTACGCCATGAACGTAGAGGCCACACGGCGGCTGGCCAAGTTCTGCGGCGATCGCCAGATTCCGTTCGTCTTTACCTCCACCGATCAGGTATTTGACGGCCAGGCCCCCCCCTACAGCGAAACCTCTGTGCCCAACCCCATCAACCGCTATGGCTGCCACAAAGTCGAGGCCGAAGCCCTGATTCAGGCGCTGCACCCAGGGGCCGTTATCTGCCGCCTGCCGCTGCTGTACGGCCCTGGCACTCCGACGGCGGACTGCTTCGTCCAGGAGTTTTTGCGCACCCTGCGGGCGGGGCAGCCCCTGCGCCTGTTTACCGATGAGTTTCGCACCCCTGCCTATGTCGAAGATGTCGCCGCAGGCCTGCTGCTGGCTTTGGAAAACGCCGTTGGCCTGCTGCACCTGGGTGGCCCAGAGCGCCTCAGCCGCTACGACTTTGGCCTGCGCCTGGTCGAGATGTTTGGGATGGCCCCAGAGCAGGTGGTGCCGAGCCAGCAGGCCGATGTCACCATGGCCGCCCAGCGCCCGGCGGATGTGTCCTCTAGCAGTCAGCGAGCCCTGAAGCTGGGGTATCGCCCTCGCGGCGTAGCGGCAGGGCTGAGGGCCACCCGCAGCTGGCCCCAGAGTCTGCCCGCTGGGGAAACTCTAGAGCCGCCCTGGTGA